The stretch of DNA TGTtataaaaagatatatatatatatatatatatatttatattcatatttatatttatatatatataggccattTATTTGTTAAACATGACTTAGCTTTAATTTGTGGACACAAGAGggagaaagaagcagagaaaaAGTGGAAAAGAGAGAATAAAAGAAGACCTATTCCTCCCACACAGAGGAGTTTCCACACATGAATGTGCACATATGTGCACATACAGagacccacgcacacacacacgtgcacgcgcgcgcgcacacacacacacacacacacacacacacacacacacacacacacacacacacacacacacacacacacacagacacacacacacaccatggctTTTACTGCGGCCACTGGAAACAGTGTGTACGTCTGTGGCTGAGGGATTCTTCTGGAAGAGTGATCGGTGAGTTGGCTGTGGTGCGATGAAGCTAACAGCTCTGCTGTTTGTGCCTAGAGAGATAACATTCATCCTGGATTCTGACTAGCAGGTCAGAACAGCCAGTCGCCCTGTAGAGGAGTGTGCTAGGTTACAGCTGAGGTTACAactctacgtgtgtgtgttggtggatGGGTGTGAGAGCGTATGggtgcgtgagtgtgtgcgtgtgtgtgtaagagagcaGAGGCTAAACATATGTCAGAGCATCTACTGCGCTCAGGTTTGGCCTCTCAAGACAATCTCTCAAGACtgtgtctctcttctcttcttcctccatGAGACATGCTAAAAAACTCCTCCACAAAGGAGGTGGAAAAGGAGAACACACCCtacttactttcttttttatcttttttttaaagtcagatTTTTCCATTGTTTTTGTCTCCATTGTCTTTGAGGATGCATGCACAAATTCAGCATATGTGTTTTTATCATTATAATTATTTGAACTGCCTTTAAATAATGCCTCGCAATATTAAACATGGGTGATTGAGCAAATGCCAGTCTTAGTCACTGAGGTGTTATTCAGAGTTCACACTCAGAACCAAGAGGCGATTCACACGAAAAGGGACTCTTTGCCGAGTAAAGACTCCTCATCAAGAGGGACTCAGCAGGATCTGGGCGCCCTGTTCTCAGTCGTCCCCCTTTCCTGTCCTGAAACAAGGCAGAGctgacaggaggaggaggagagaaagccAGGAGGTTATATAAAAAGAGGGGCCAGCGTCTTTTTGGGCACCTCCATCTCAGACATAGGCGCGTGGAGGTGTTCAATGGGAGCATGAGACTTGAGAGGGGTGGGGTGGGTGAGGTGGTCTTAATACTACCTCAGGGTCCGTCCCTGCTGGGTCACCCTCTACTCTCTTTCAAGCCCTGTTCAGATCTAATGTCCAAATATATCCAGACTGTGTTGAGATCCAGATGGACTGCGGTTCACACCTGGCATCAGAATGCATCTGAACTCTCTCAAGTAATCACTTGTGATTGGATTTTCGCTTCACATTTGCTTTTATCTGTTGGGAAACTGCAACTGCATCtaaacagagaaaacacacattacacactaagTTGTTTGGCAGTGCTTAATCAACTGCGTTTAGGACATTTGCGTTCCCAGATAGGGGTGCAGTCACATGTATtaagagctgtccacttgtggcCAAGATGCATTTTAATGCTGAGTGTGAACAGGGCCTCAATGCTCAATCCTGCCTCATTAAAGTGGAATACTGATTACGTCTTTTCTTGCCATCTCTTTCAGTCTAATTACACAGTGCTGTGTTCACATCTGTCTCAGAGTCTCTCTTTTGGTATCGTTCTTTGCCTCGCTGTGTCAATTCCtgtatttgtctctgtctctgtgtttgtcttaGTATgcatttgtctctctgtgtcattCTCAGGGATTGCCTAAGCACTGACTTTGCTGGagggcagacaggcaggcgAGGCTGGCTTGGCCGTGAGGGTGGAGGGTGGTGTCGGTTGGTGGTTGTGAGAAAGGGGTGGTTCGGATAGGGTGCAGCATCACAGCCTCTCCCGAGTGGGGATCCAGATGTAAGGCCCTGATTGCTCCTCGATCACTGTCTTTACTTTGTGATAGACCTCTTCAAAGCTGTCCCCTTCCACGACAGCTGCAGCAGGACACAGGATGTGtgagggaaggagagaaaacAATGAGGGGCGGGGAAAAAATGGCAAGCAAAGACAAAAGAGAGACAGTAGGAAGCACGAAAAACGGTGTCATTAGGgtggaaagacagagagggacaaaggaaaggaaggatgtttatcagatgtgtttgagAGGAGACAATGAGAGGAATAATCAATTAAGAATACAATTTTATAATCTGTATACATTGTAAATATTGTGTAAAATCACAATGTCAAACAACAGGCACATTTCCattatgtatgtatttctaCAAAGGCTCCCACATGTTTATTCAGTCTCACACATATTTTTTCAGTGGCTTACGACAGCTCACGATTTATTATAAATTGTACACCGCATTAGCTTTGTGAGGAATCCTAACATCCATATTCTGTCGACCGCTGTGATTTGCCCTAAATGTGTGACTTAATGTTAAAATGCTCAGAGTCCTCCCAGAATGTGTTCATTCTCTCATTTAACTCACTCGGCCAGGAACATGTAAAGTGAAATCCATCTTTGTGGAGGAGGCTTGCTTTATCATTTGCTGGTattaaaccatagactgttaatattaatggacagagcatgtgtgacgtcacccattggttcgtggagatctgctatgagtcgtcgagtttgccattacgggcgcagccatcctggttgcggatgtgacgattttagacgagagggaggagtgagggaggagccatgtTACgctacacactttcactgacaatcacatcatagccacgccctaaaacaccccctgctttatcgccgattttaaaatcaacgagaccataattcaaaaaatgaacatcattctgtattgcagaagacttaaaactagcgattgagaccataaactcattatgaaaatgtttactgaggtaataaatcaagtgagaagtgggtcactttctcatagacttctacagaaaccgacctccttttgcaaccgcacgtgtcgccccctgctggaattcagatagaatgcaggtttaaggcacttccccatttgcagcacttcactgaaccggatgctttgtccattaatattaacagtctatatattaaacaataaaaaagagtAAAAAGTTATAAAGTGAAATGCACATATTATCATCCTCAAAAGTGTGGAGCTGAGCACCAGCAATAAACCCAAAATACAGACAACCTGTTGTTTCAAAAATCTTGTAATCATAAGGATTTTTATGATCACCACTCCACATCAAATAGATTAGTGTACAGCGGAGTGCAAACACAGGTGAATTAGCTCGCTTTTACCATCTGGTGCTGCCATAATCCAAACCAGATTCCACTTGTAGGTAGACAGTACATGATATTTGCTAGAAATTCCATGCTCTGTGTCTACACATCATTTCTGTGTGTTCATGTCATATAGACACAAACTCTCCGATCTTACCCGAGAAACACTCTAGGAAGTCTTGTTCTAGTTTGAGGGCTCGGTCCATTCCTTTCCTGGCCTGCTCCTCTGTCAGGCGAGTGTTGATCTCTCTGTtaacatcacacacaaaatcttcATTATAACACATATTTTCATTATGCACAACATATTTAATGCTTGTTAAgcatacattttcaaaatgtattaagAGCTTTTGAAGTACATACAGGACATTCTCCAGTGACTTGGGCCGGACAAAGATGGCGATGGGATGAAGCTGAGCTGCTTGTAGTCTGCGCACAGCATTGGCAGAGACATCCAGGATGCAGTGTTTCCCCTGCTGCTTGTGCACAAGTGCAGGGAaagaaatgtaataataattaaaaggaTTAATAAATACACTACATTTTAGCAACAACTTTTAATTTGCCAGTTAATTGGGCAACAAGTCATGAAAGGTTGTGGCTCATCACTTAAACTTTTCTCTGAGGAAGTATTGCTTTTATAAAACATATACATCACTGATAAATTCATCATTTTGCCAGTCTTAGTCACTGAGGTGTTATTCAGAGTTCACACTCAGAACCAAGAGGCGATTTTTCTTAAGGAGTTTTATTAGCTGTGTACCTGCTCAGCCACCTCACGGACACTCTGGACACTGGTGCCATACAGGTGACTGTTGTACTGGCCCGCCTCGATGAACCGATGGCTCTGGATGTCCTTCTCCATCTGTTCCCGTGACGACACAAAATGATAGTCCCGCCCATCCACTTCATACTCCCTCTTAGGCCGTGTGGTGTCTGTTAGGCGAAGAACAATACAGTAAACGCTGCTTTGAATCTCAAAATTAAAGCAATTACTTGATGGGGAGGGATGTATTATGCAGACATCACCCTAAAATGGCTGCAGGTGGCAGCAGTgacatgcaaataaaaaactagTGAACGGCTCAGTCTCCATGACTGACAGCATAATTACTTACGGGGGACACAAGATCCAAACTTATCAGGGAACTCAGACAACAGGTCATCATTTATCCTGTCTTTCACAGGACCCAGAATGATGATGGGCCTCGCATAATGAActtgaagagaaagagagaagaaagtgAGTAGGAGCATTcagaaaagggaaaaagaaacaaaaatgaaatgtaatataaaaGCCTTAAATAATGGACTTCTATTTGACCTTACCTTCCACTTGGGTGACAGTCTCATAACTTTGTGAGGTTTTATCTCTCCCTGGTGACAGAAAAGCATTCAGACACATTTCTTTTTACCATTAAAAATGAAATTCAGGTTCATGATTCTGCATCTGTGCGTAGTGAATATGATATATTCTCAAATGTCGCAGCTAATACATCAGATGTCGTTAGTGACAAGAACAGTAAACATGTGACTGTTGGAGATGAGGTGTGCATTAGACTACAGTTAGGAAGAAAATTTGAGTAAAGAGTTTATATTTGGCATTGTGTGTAATGTCAACACGTTGGTGGTGAGGCATTTGGAGATTACAGCAGTGCTGAAGAGTAGGGCAAAGGTAGGGAAGGGACTTCTCTGTAGCTGCAGTTAATGCTACTTGCACCTTCAATTGAGCTATAAATCTTGTTATCGTGTTACAGTGTGACTGATTACTATTTACATATAAgtatataatatgtatgtaaATAAAACAGGGAgatattgtttgtgtatgtgtcagCAAATCGTGTTCCTGTGTTGCTGCCCATTGCTAGTGTTAACTGTAGTCAGCTAACATGCTTGAAGTGTCAATACACAGTACATTTATACTTCATACTAATTACCTTGAGTGCCCAAGCTGTCTCGACCATGGTCCTGCAACAGAAACCAGAGCAGAGATTTACACACTGGGAGGCAGTTTGAGAGAACAGGTACAACTCATTCAAACAACTGGTGAATGAACTTACCCTCTCTTTGGTGTTAACACGAGACCACTCTTTTCTTTCCACCCTGTAGAAACAAGGAGggagaacaaaaatatttaattttggaGACAGAATAATTATGTTAGAAAAGTTGAACCAGAATGTTTAGTAATTTTGTTGAAGCACAATGAAAGATAAGTCGGACCTCCCCCACTCACTCACAGTGAAAAGTCTGACCTGTTCTTGCTAGGGATGAAGCCGACCTCTTCAGCCTCGTTCTGGGGGCTGACCTTACGGGCCTGCCACCATTCCTCATCTCCGCAGTCCAACACATGCAGCACATCCCCAAACCTGAAGCCCAGTGCCTGACTGAGGAAGCCACAGTCTGCAGTCTTGTCATAGTCAAAAAGAGCCCTGAGTGATGGAAGAATTCAAATCACTAACTTAATAAAAAAACCTCTTTAAATTCTATTTAACCACTTGAACACCAATATTATGAACAGTCTTCTTACATTTCTCAAGTAGCTTCATAAATACATTTGTTGTAGAgagaatatacaaatacaagatgTTAAATCATTCCACAGAAACAGCACTTACAAAAGTGGTGAATGACTTGCTActgtctattttttattttttttatttattttattacagggacagtgcatatcaataaacatttctgtcaatattCCACAATTAGCcagaaggctatttttcatctgcagtccctagacAGATGGTAAAAAAGTCACCCGAAAAAGAAGGTAAAAttacacatttacattacaatataacattaaaatacatataGATTCAGGGTCAACAAGTGTTTTATTGCTGTTAGATCTTAGCGCTGCTTTCGATATGGTTGACCACTGTATACTATTGGATAGACTTGAGAATTTCTTTGGCATCTCAGGACAAGTTTTAGAGTGGTTAAGATCATACCTGTCAGAAAGATTTCAATGTGTTTTATATGACAACATACTCTCTGAGTCCTGTACCGTCAAGCACGGGGTGCCCCAGGGGTCTGTACTGGGTCCATTGCTTTTTTCACTTTACCTATCCCCACTGGGTCAGATTTTCCGTTCTTTTCGGATTGCTTTTCATTGTTATGCTGACGATATGCAGCTGTATATGCCATTAGGTGTAGGAAGCGAGTCTAATACAGCTAAACTTGAGGCCTGTCTTGCAGCTGTTAAGATCTGGTTATCAACAAATTTCTTGTTGCTTAATTCTGCTAAGACAGAAATGATGGTTATCGGACCAGCAAAATTAGGTCATCTTTTTGATCACATTACTTTGTCTCTCGATGATTGTGCATTAAATCGCAGAGACCAAGTTAAGAATCTTGGTGTGCTTTTCGATCAGACACTTTCGTTTGATTTACATATAAAGGAGGTGACCAGAGTTGCTTTTTTCCATCTTAGAAACATCTCAATCAGATCAATACTGTCGTTTAAGGACTCTGAGGTCCTCATTCATGCCTTTGTGTCATCTAGGCTAGATTATTGTAATGTCCTCCTGTCGGGTCTGCCAAAGAAAAGTCTTCGGAGTCTGCAGATGGTTCAGAATGCGGCAGCTCGTGTTCTGACCGGAGCCTCCAGATATGAACATATTACACCAGTGTTATCCTCTCTccattggctccctgttcaTGCCAGAGCAGATTTTAAGGTGTTGCTGCTAacctataaaatatgaaatggcAGCGCACCGTTgtatcttaaagtgcccatattatgaaaaaatcactttttctgggatttggggtgttatgttgtgtctctggtgcttccacacacatacaaactttgaaaaaaatccatccatgctgtttagagtgagatacggtttctgaatgtgtcctgccttcagtctctgggtgagctgttcaaaatcggcacggcttgtgacgtcacaagccgaaacgagcaggctaaccgcaaccattagctcgtagcgttagcgttagcatgctaacgctagcatgctacctcgttctcaatagcaaagcactgctacaacacacacaagttcaccataatctacaaaagaactacttccatgtgcgccctcatttagaagtctcccagctaatcctgccttgtaactgaccgaagttgtagaaagagcctttcttttactgtctatggagctagctagctgacatgatctacatctgagctactgagcatgtgcagtgcaatcagagatagtacagaagaagaagaagaacagaggtttcactctgtagctaaaacagagaccagctgaaaagaggatctgcagcagtgagagagagcggtgcagtacaacaaaaagatggtgttttttgaaaattaaaccatgtaaacctattctggtacaaccttaaaatacaattatgaacctaaaaatgagcagaatatggctgctttaaagaccTAGTGAACCCCTATGTGCCTGCTCGAGCCCTGCGTTCTCAGGGGATGGGTCTTCTGAGTGTCCCAAAGGTTAAAAAGAAGACAATTGGTGAACGGGCTTTTTCTTTTCGTGCACCGACATTGTGGAACAGTTTACCTCTGGACATCAGGCAGGCTTGTTCTGTTGAGGCTTTTAAAGCAAAGCTAAAGACCCATCTGTTTACTGTTGTGTATGAGGCCTAATTTCTCTGTATGTTTTCCTGAGAGTCcgagtgtgtgtttatttttgtttcagttatttgaaatgtttttaaactgtatttccTATgctctgtacagcactttgactgaaagtgctttacaaataaatgtattattattattattattattattattttgttaagTCCCCAAACGGAACATTATGGATGTCCATTGAACGGATGCACGGAACAGTTATAACTACTAATGtttgtgtacattgtcataAATCAGACAGTACATAGTACAATAGTCAAGATAATAATTTAGCTAGCAAAACATAAGAAAACACAAGGAACATAGAAACCCTCTGTGATTTACAGAAGCAAAGAAAACACTTGGGGGCATTCTGCTTCATTAGTATGATTGCCATATTATTCCCGGCCAGCAGTGGCAGCACTTAGCGCTCTGCTTCTGTGCACGACTGCAGTCGTTGAGCAAGGAAAAAATTCTGCACTACACtgtattttcttgttttaaaaGTGGCATAAATTAAATCATATTCTTGTAACTTTAAACACCCCTGACACTGCCGTGAATTCTGCTGAACTGTTGCTGAGTAGTCCCCTTGCCCTCTAGTTGTTTAGCTAAATGTCCAGCCTTCATCTGATAAGCAACTTTTTGTTTAGCAGGGAATGCCTGTAATCAGTGTTTCTGTCATTCAGGACCAAGAAATGTAAAGTCCCACACAGTATCATGGCTAGGCGAAGTTCCGGGAACACACTGGAGCATATACAGTCTTTTGACCCCCGAACGCCAGCTGCAAATACATTCACCCAacgtctaacgttagctaatattTTTGTGTTAATGGCAAATCatttaagctaatgttagcctcaTAGTCACTGCCATCAGAAACGAAGACAGCAGTAATGTTGATGTCAGCCAGGGCGGATACAGTATTTTAATCCAGATGTTGTCATCAACAATAGATCCAATGTTTTCTCGGTAATTCTGATTGACAGAATAAAAAGAAGACGGAACTCTGGCCATAGCTAGATGAAGAAGCAGGACGAACACCGAACACGGTATCATCTCCAGTTTTGGAGGGAAACTAAAAATCTGAGCTAACCTATTGGGAGGCACTGTTGCTGTCAGTATCAACGGACTGATACAGAGCGTGTAATACCGTGACCCAGAGCAGACTATTTTCATTGTCCTGGCTGTCACTGCTGGTTGATTGAGTCACACCTGGACCTGGTGAGGACTTAATTAACTATTTGCACAGGAAATCAAGTAACGTTAAGAAGTTATTCTAAAGGTAAGAGCCATGTTCCTTTTACCCTGTGCTAACCCTGTGCAGTCAGTGTGATATGGTTTTGTGACTGGATGTTTGCTCATTGTGGCAGAGTTTTAGGTTTAAACTGGTTGCATAGATTGTGATGATTAgaacataatttatttttataccattGTTTTCATAAACTCATATCTTGTTTTCTGTCGCTGGTTGGTGTGATTAACGTTTGACAGCTATGAGTGGAGTGGCGGCGGCGCTGTTCAGGGTGCTGAAACAGTGCTGAGCTGCTCATGGAGTTTACAGAATCTCACTGTATTTACACaactttgcacacacacatgggatGATCACTGCAGCTTCCTCTGCAACAATTTGGCATTTCATCATCAAATTGGCTTATATAAAGTCTAATTTGGCACATAATGATGTCTTGTCTTTGTATGTAAACTAAAGCACAGCACAGGAGTTCTTAACTAGTACATATAACAAGTCTATGGGGTAGCCTAAAGTTGTAAACTACAGCATTTTATTTACTGTACACAGGAAATCTAAATGGGGTGCAGATTACTGTACATCATTATGTACAGCAAACATGAGCTTTTTAGTGTATTGTAGTAAACAGTAATgcaatgacatttttatttatttattgtcttgAATCTGCAAGACACGTGTAAAGCCACAGTGAGTCTTACTGTggtacattatttatttagtcTTTGTTAGACTTGGTAACCTTGGCTGTGACATGCTTACCATATTATGTAAATGTACATTATTTATTCCTTTGCAGTTTGTACCCTTTAATGTACACCTTTTGTGTGGACATTTTGTTAATCCAGGCCTGTCCTGAGGTTTGAGCAGGGCTTGCCCTAACTTGAGTTTGTTAAGAAAGATCTGCCAAAGGGGTTGATGGGGTCAGGTTTCTAGCTACAGCCTGTGATtgataagtaaatgttccattACGTTTCTCTATATTTAAGAAATCCCTATATTAAAAGTGTAAACCCATTAGCTAGCATATGCTGACATAAATCTTgaccttgtttaaaaaaaactgaaatgtgtAAAACTGTTCTCATTGGCTTTTAAGAAGGAAAGAACATCATTAGATTTTTTGAATGAGTTGGACTCCTATTCTCCTACTCCTACTCCTATTCCTATTCATCACGATTTTTGTGTGCATAGTACCTGCCTTACATATTGCCACTTTAACTCTCTGTTCTGGTTTACCCACACAACTTTGGAGCCTCTTTAACTTGTGTCTACAGTTAATAATTTCTTTCTAATAATCAAAGTCCCTCAGGTGACATTACAATGACTCATATTCTCACTTTCAAAATTCAACAGCTCTAGAAAGGCTTTGTAGTTACTTCATAAATTTAATAACAACAGTTGGCACCAAAACAGCCCTTTAGTGTAGACTGAGCAATCCAGTCATGTCACATATAAAGTTCTCTGGTCCTAAAACAGCTGCGTTGATTGTAAGCTAGCTAATGCCAGATTGCTGGTTACTTCAAAGCATATCACTGACATTAGTTTTGGCTAACCATGCATAGTATAATGTTGGCAACTAGTATGCAAATGTAGAGGCATTTGCGTGCATCTGTGTAAGACCTGATGTAGAAGCCTCTCTTTGGGTTGCTCCTTAGCGTCGTGGTCCCAGAGCCCATACTGCTGTTCATCAGCTGTTCCCTCAAGTCATGGATCTTAGCCTCAAAACGGCTGTACTCTGAAACAAagaagtacaaacacataaagACCCCTTGGCTGATAaattccgctttctttgtgttggaattttaaaccccggtcaatttatgaggaccATGGAtaactactcctcagatctctgcaggttaaatccagacagctaggtagacgatctgtccaatctgagttttctgttgcacgactaaaacaacctttaaacgtacacacgttccacccaaacaagttccttcccgaggctattttgcagcggcaccgtggctccgtacGGAGCTTagcatgacgattgtgattagtttaaagaaatggcaataaaccagagcacgtttttctcccatcccagtatgctgtgtggactagccagaccctcctctgcagtgctgtggaggaaggtctggcaatgcaagactagggatgcaccaattcaatgttttctttcccaAGACCAATTCTGATACCTCAACTTAGAGTACTGATCTAATACCAAATGATTattaataattttaatttaagaaaTGTTTGTAAGACACCTTACATGActattttacattgaaattgTATAATATTAGAAATGAGATGTCTGTGGCTTTACCATCGGGTCTGTACTGAGCGATGATGGTCACTGTCTGGCCAGCGTTCTTCAATGCTGCAGCTGCCTGTTCGTGTGTGGCCATACGCAGGTCCACGCCGTTCACCTGACGCACACACAGTAtgactgtttacatccacagctgaaaaaTCACTTAGTGCAACTGTAAAATGCATTAATGTTTATGTGACAACTTAAAGAAGATAAAGGTATCTTTACACTGAGGATCTGATCGCCCTTGTGCAGCTCTCCGCTGAGGTCAGCTGGCCCCCCTGCCAGGATGAAAGAGATAAAGATTCCCTCTCCGTCCTCTCCTCCAACAATGTTGAATCCCAGACCAGTGGAGCCTCGGTGGATCAAAACTCTGCGAGGCTCCCTggaagagagatggaggagagaggaaagtaGACAGTCATGTTATCAATAAGACTTTGCACAATGCAAGCTCAATATAAACAGTACTACTAACACTAATACTGGCAATCCTACTATTACTAATAAAtcagtatacagtacatgtttagCTGAAGGAGCATTGCTCACCTGGGGATGTCATCATCTCCCATCATGCCATGCAGAACGGGAGAAAACCGACTAGGTGAGGTGGGAGTGAGGGCTTGTGGGTAATCTGACCCAAGATAGGTGGGGTGGCTGAGTTCAGTGTCCATATGGGAATATGCtggaaaaatacacacaaaaccaAAAGAGGTATAATATATGGTTTTTCCACCCTactattataatttttaggtgcagcacccaagccgttttgggcagcacctaagccaaatgaatatgaaatcaatgtgagcatcaaacTAATATAaagctagggaaaacactgaaatGTACTTGTGGAATGTGATTTCTTCTTTAGTATGAATTCTCTGTAATCATCTCATGAAAGCCTATTGCAAAAAGAGTATTACCATGCCCAGATTCTTTCTTTACAAGGGCATACTTtcttcaagtcaagtcaactctGCACCTGTACACCTCAGCTTTGAATTTTCATAGAATTCCCACAGTCATATCTTGTGATTTAGAAAGAACAAGTTATTCCCTCAACTCTACTTTTGACTGCTGTTTCAAATCTGGAAAAAAAAGCTCTCATGTTTGTGGGTGCAAATTCTTGGAAATGCATTAACTCGAAGGCAGGACATTTGGTGACGTTTTCTGGTATGATTTTTCGCTAGCCATACTTCACAACAGTGAAGTGTAGAATTTCACACAGAGAGGGGCTTACTGCTGGTGAGGTCGGGAGGGTTGTAGGAGTTGGTCAGGTACAGGTTGTTGGGCTTGGCCACCCTGAGGTACACCACCTCGGCTGTGTTCTTCAGAGCCCCCACCGCATCCTCATGCATCACATCCTCAAGACACACGTTGTTCACCTGATTGTTTACGACAAGAGATCAAATTTAGATGGACATTTAGCAGCAAAAGGTTTATCTAAATTTCATCTCTCTTTTTAACTTCAATAATTTTAGTGCTGATAGTAACATTTCTTTTATAATTCTTAATGCTAGAACAATGAGCTTAAACTG from Sander lucioperca isolate FBNREF2018 chromosome 13, SLUC_FBN_1.2, whole genome shotgun sequence encodes:
- the LOC116064863 gene encoding disks large homolog 4 isoform X8, with product MDCLCIVTTKKYRYQDEETPPLEHSPAHLAPGKSAEMLHMSDKNLAAMEAIHGYTPHTHISPVKPVLMSTGHTPMYTSAVSTLGNTPPVVVNTDTLDGSPYVNGTEGEIEYEEITLERGNSGLGFSIAGGTDNPHVGDDPSIFITKIIPGGAAAQDGRLSVNDCILFVNDVDVREVTHSQAVEALKEAGAIVRLYVLRRKPAAEKVTEIKLIKGPKGLGFSIAGGVGNQHIPGDNSIYVTKIIEGGAAHKDCRLQIGDKILAVNNVCLEDVMHEDAVGALKNTAEVVYLRVAKPNNLYLTNSYNPPDLTSTYSHMDTELSHPTYLGSDYPQALTPTSPSRFSPVLHGMMGDDDIPREPRRVLIHRGSTGLGFNIVGGEDGEGIFISFILAGGPADLSGELHKGDQILSVNGVDLRMATHEQAAAALKNAGQTVTIIAQYRPDEYSRFEAKIHDLREQLMNSSMGSGTTTLRSNPKRGFYIRALFDYDKTADCGFLSQALGFRFGDVLHVLDCGDEEWWQARKVSPQNEAEEVGFIPSKNRSDFSLVERKEWSRVNTKERDHGRDSLGTQGRDKTSQSYETVTQVEVHYARPIIILGPVKDRINDDLLSEFPDKFGSCVPHTTRPKREYEVDGRDYHFVSSREQMEKDIQSHRFIEAGQYNSHLYGTSVQSVREVAEQQGKHCILDVSANAVRRLQAAQLHPIAIFVRPKSLENVLEINTRLTEEQARKGMDRALKLEQDFLECFSAVVEGDSFEEVYHKVKTVIEEQSGPYIWIPTRERL
- the LOC116064863 gene encoding disks large homolog 4 isoform X9 → MDCLCIVTTKKYRYQDEETPPLEHSPAHLAPGKSAEMLHMSDKNLAAMEAIHGYTPHTHISPVKGNTPPVVVNTDTLDGSPYVNGTEGEIEYEEITLERGNSGLGFSIAGGTDNPHVGDDPSIFITKIIPGGAAAQDGRLSVNDCILFVNDVDVREVTHSQAVEALKEAGAIVRLYVLRRKPAAEKVTEIKLIKGPKGLGFSIAGGVGNQHIPGDNSIYVTKIIEGGAAHKDCRLQIGDKILAVNNVCLEDVMHEDAVGALKNTAEVVYLRVAKPNNLYLTNSYNPPDLTSTYSHMDTELSHPTYLGSDYPQALTPTSPSRFSPVLHGMMGDDDIPREPRRVLIHRGSTGLGFNIVGGEDGEGIFISFILAGGPADLSGELHKGDQILSVNGVDLRMATHEQAAAALKNAGQTVTIIAQYRPDEYSRFEAKIHDLREQLMNSSMGSGTTTLRSNPKRGFYIRALFDYDKTADCGFLSQALGFRFGDVLHVLDCGDEEWWQARKVSPQNEAEEVGFIPSKNRSDFSLVERKEWSRVNTKERDHGRDSLGTQGRDKTSQSYETVTQVEVHYARPIIILGPVKDRINDDLLSEFPDKFGSCVPHTTRPKREYEVDGRDYHFVSSREQMEKDIQSHRFIEAGQYNSHLYGTSVQSVREVAEQQGKHCILDVSANAVRRLQAAQLHPIAIFVRPKSLENVLEINTRLTEEQARKGMDRALKLEQDFLECFSAVVEGDSFEEVYHKVKTVIEEQSGPYIWIPTRERL
- the LOC116064863 gene encoding disks large homolog 4 isoform X3, translating into MKGRTKLPSLCPCVKYRYQDEETPPLEHSPAHLAPGKSAEMLHMSDKNLAAMEAIHGYTPHTHISPVKGNTPPVVVNTDTLDGSPYVNGTEGEIEYEEITLERGNSGLGFSIAGGTDNPHVGDDPSIFITKIIPGGAAAQDGRLSVNDCILFVNDVDVREVTHSQAVEALKEAGAIVRLYVLRRKPAAEKVTEIKLIKGPKGLGFSIAGGVGNQHIPGDNSIYVTKIIEGGAAHKDCRLQIGDKILAVNNVCLEDVMHEDAVGALKNTAEVVYLRVAKPNNLYLTNSYNPPDLTSTYSHMDTELSHPTYLGSDYPQALTPTSPSRFSPVLHGMMGDDDIPREPRRVLIHRGSTGLGFNIVGGEDGEGIFISFILAGGPADLSGELHKGDQILSVNGVDLRMATHEQAAAALKNAGQTVTIIAQYRPDEYSRFEAKIHDLREQLMNSSMGSGTTTLRSNPKRGFYIRALFDYDKTADCGFLSQALGFRFGDVLHVLDCGDEEWWQARKVSPQNEAEEVGFIPSKNRSDFSLVERKEWSRVNTKERDHGRDSLGTQGRDKTSQSYETVTQVEVHYARPIIILGPVKDRINDDLLSEFPDKFGSCVPHTTRPKREYEVDGRDYHFVSSREQMEKDIQSHRFIEAGQYNSHLYGTSVQSVREVAEQQGKHCILDVSANAVRRLQAAQLHPIAIFVRPKSLENVLEINTRLTEEQARKGMDRALKLEQDFLECFSAVVEGDSFEEVYHKVKTVIEEQSGPYIWIPTRERL